A single region of the Winslowiella toletana genome encodes:
- the pepQ gene encoding Xaa-Pro dipeptidase, with protein sequence MDSLVTLYKDHISVLQQRAQQVLARFKLDAMLIHSGELLTVFLDDHSYPFKVNPQFKAWVPVTQVPNCWLWIDGVNKPKLWFWSPVDYWHNVEPLPQSFWTDEIEIVQLKNADEIAQLLPAARQNVAYIGPVPQRATQLDIQADRVNPQGVLDYLHYHRSYKTDYELACMRQAQKVAVLGHRAAKEAFLSGMSEFDINVAYLSATGHRDTDVPYGNIVALNEHAAVLHYTQLQQQPPEQLRSFLLDAGAEYNGYAADLTRTYAAQSDSLFAELVNDLNSEELALIDTLKAGVRYTEYHEQMHQRIARLLLKHQLVKGLSEEAMVKENLTGPFLPHGLGHPLGLQVHDVAGFMQDDRGTHLAAPQQYPYLRCTRVLEPRMVLTIEPGLYFIDSLLAPWREGKYSQYFDWERIDSLKPYGGIRIEDNVVIYDNRVENMTRDLNLA encoded by the coding sequence ATGGACTCACTGGTTACGCTGTATAAAGATCATATTTCTGTGCTGCAACAGCGCGCGCAGCAGGTGTTAGCGCGTTTTAAACTGGATGCGATGCTGATCCATTCCGGGGAGTTACTGACGGTTTTCCTCGACGACCATAGCTATCCCTTCAAGGTTAATCCGCAGTTCAAAGCCTGGGTGCCGGTGACACAGGTGCCTAACTGCTGGTTATGGATAGACGGTGTCAATAAGCCGAAACTGTGGTTCTGGTCGCCGGTCGATTACTGGCATAACGTCGAGCCGTTGCCACAAAGTTTCTGGACGGATGAAATCGAAATTGTTCAGCTGAAAAATGCTGATGAGATCGCACAGCTGCTGCCCGCAGCGCGCCAGAATGTCGCCTATATTGGCCCGGTGCCACAGCGTGCAACTCAGCTGGATATTCAGGCCGATCGTGTTAATCCGCAAGGCGTGCTGGATTACCTGCACTATCATCGCTCATATAAAACCGATTATGAGCTGGCCTGTATGCGCCAGGCGCAGAAGGTAGCCGTGCTCGGCCATCGCGCAGCGAAAGAAGCGTTTCTGTCCGGCATGAGTGAGTTCGATATTAACGTTGCCTACTTGTCCGCTACCGGTCATCGTGACACCGATGTACCTTATGGCAATATCGTGGCACTCAACGAACACGCTGCAGTGCTGCATTATACTCAGCTGCAACAGCAGCCACCTGAGCAGCTGCGTAGTTTCCTGCTCGATGCCGGTGCGGAATATAACGGTTACGCTGCTGACCTGACGCGTACCTATGCCGCGCAGAGCGACAGTCTGTTTGCTGAGCTGGTTAATGACCTGAACAGTGAAGAGCTGGCGCTGATCGATACGCTGAAAGCGGGCGTGCGCTATACCGAATATCATGAGCAAATGCATCAGCGCATTGCCAGACTGCTGCTTAAACATCAGTTGGTGAAAGGGCTGAGTGAAGAAGCGATGGTGAAAGAGAATCTGACCGGCCCGTTCCTGCCACACGGTTTAGGCCATCCACTGGGATTACAGGTGCATGATGTTGCCGGGTTTATGCAGGACGATCGTGGTACTCATCTGGCTGCGCCGCAGCAGTATCCTTATCTGCGCTGCACGCGGGTGCTGGAGCCGCGGATGGTGTTAACCATCGAGCCAGGCCTTTATTTTATTGATTCGTTGCTGGCTCCGTGGCGTGAAGGTAAATACAGCCAATATTTTGACTGGGAACGTATCGATAGCCTGAAACCTTATGGCGGCATTCGTATCGAAGATAATGTGGTGATTTACGATAACCGTGTGGAAAATATGACGCGCGACCTGAACCTTGCCTGA
- the fadB gene encoding fatty acid oxidation complex subunit alpha FadB — translation MLYQGETLSLRWLDDGIAELVFDAPGSVNKLDTKTVASLGEAISVLEKQTDLKGLLLTSAKPAFIVGADITEFLSLFAAPAEKLEQWLNFANSIFNRLEDLPVPTLAAISGYALGGGCECVLATDLRIATPDTRIGLPETRLGIMPGFGGSVRLPRLLGADSALEIIAAGKDVDASRALAIGLVDAVVATEKLRDGAIAMLKEAIAEPQSWRARRQPKLEPLKLSAIEAAMSFTIAKGMVIQTAGKHYPAPIRAVKTIEAAAGLTRDAALKLETQAFVPLARSNEARALVGIFLNDQYLKSKAKKLTRDIATPQQAAVLGAGIMGGGIAYQSASKGVPVIMKDINQKSLNLGVNEAAKLLNKQLERGKIDGMKLASVIATIQPTLDYNGFERVDVVVEAVVENPKVKAAVLAETESKVRDDTILASNTSTIPISYLAKSLQRPENFCGMHFFNPVHRMPLVEVIRGEKTSEATLAKVVAWASKMGKTPIVVNDCPGFFVNRVLFPYFAGFSLLLRDGADFRQIDKVMEKKFGWPMGPAWLLDVVGIDTAHHAQSVMADGFPERMKKDYRDAIDVLFDEGRYGQKNQLGFYRWQTDAKGKTKKVDDADVGSLLQNVSQPTREFSDEEIIARMMIPMINEVVRCLEEGIIASPAEADMALVYGLGFPPFHGGVFRYLDTQGNAQFADQARQFASLGALYQLPAGLEAKAQRNECWYPPAEPMADADLKIA, via the coding sequence ATGCTCTACCAAGGCGAAACCCTTTCTCTGCGCTGGCTCGATGATGGCATTGCCGAGCTGGTATTTGATGCACCTGGCTCGGTCAACAAGCTGGATACCAAAACTGTCGCCAGTCTGGGCGAAGCGATTAGCGTGCTGGAAAAACAAACTGACCTGAAAGGTCTGTTGTTAACTTCAGCCAAACCGGCGTTTATTGTCGGTGCCGATATTACCGAATTCTTATCACTGTTTGCCGCTCCGGCGGAGAAGCTTGAACAGTGGCTGAATTTTGCCAACTCAATTTTCAACCGTCTGGAAGATCTGCCGGTACCCACCCTTGCTGCCATCAGCGGCTATGCGCTGGGCGGCGGCTGCGAATGTGTGCTGGCGACCGATTTGCGTATCGCCACGCCAGATACCCGCATCGGCCTGCCGGAAACCAGACTGGGTATTATGCCGGGCTTTGGCGGATCGGTGCGACTGCCACGTCTGCTGGGTGCGGACAGCGCGCTGGAGATTATTGCCGCAGGCAAAGATGTTGATGCCAGTCGCGCATTAGCTATCGGACTGGTCGATGCCGTCGTGGCTACGGAAAAGCTGCGTGATGGCGCGATTGCGATGCTGAAAGAAGCCATTGCTGAGCCGCAAAGCTGGCGCGCACGCCGTCAGCCGAAGCTGGAGCCGCTGAAGCTCAGCGCAATTGAAGCCGCAATGAGTTTCACCATCGCCAAAGGCATGGTTATTCAGACCGCAGGCAAACACTATCCGGCACCGATTCGCGCTGTGAAAACTATTGAAGCCGCCGCCGGTCTGACACGCGATGCCGCGCTGAAGCTGGAAACCCAGGCCTTTGTTCCTCTGGCTCGTTCAAATGAAGCCCGTGCGCTGGTCGGCATTTTCCTCAACGATCAATATCTGAAAAGCAAAGCGAAAAAACTGACGCGCGATATTGCCACACCGCAGCAGGCAGCCGTGCTCGGCGCTGGTATTATGGGGGGCGGCATTGCCTATCAGTCGGCATCAAAAGGCGTGCCGGTGATCATGAAAGATATTAACCAGAAATCACTGAATCTCGGCGTAAATGAAGCGGCTAAATTGCTGAACAAGCAGCTGGAGCGCGGAAAAATCGACGGCATGAAACTCGCCAGCGTGATTGCCACTATTCAGCCGACTCTCGACTATAACGGTTTCGAGCGGGTTGACGTGGTAGTGGAAGCGGTCGTCGAGAATCCGAAAGTAAAAGCCGCGGTGCTGGCCGAAACTGAAAGTAAGGTACGCGACGACACCATCCTCGCCTCTAATACCTCAACCATTCCCATCAGCTATCTGGCGAAATCCCTGCAACGTCCGGAAAACTTCTGCGGTATGCACTTCTTTAATCCGGTACATCGTATGCCGCTGGTTGAAGTGATTCGCGGCGAGAAAACCTCAGAAGCCACGTTGGCTAAAGTCGTGGCCTGGGCCAGCAAAATGGGTAAAACACCGATTGTGGTGAATGATTGCCCCGGCTTCTTCGTCAACCGCGTGCTGTTCCCCTATTTTGCCGGTTTCAGCCTGTTGCTGCGCGACGGTGCCGACTTCCGTCAGATCGATAAAGTGATGGAGAAAAAGTTTGGCTGGCCAATGGGCCCGGCGTGGTTACTGGATGTCGTGGGTATTGATACCGCTCACCACGCGCAGAGCGTGATGGCCGACGGTTTCCCTGAACGCATGAAGAAAGATTATCGCGATGCCATCGACGTGCTATTTGATGAAGGTCGTTACGGCCAGAAAAATCAGCTGGGATTTTATCGCTGGCAGACAGATGCCAAAGGGAAAACGAAGAAAGTCGACGACGCCGACGTTGGTAGCTTGCTGCAAAACGTCAGTCAGCCAACGCGTGAATTCAGCGATGAAGAGATCATCGCGCGCATGATGATTCCGATGATTAACGAAGTAGTACGTTGCCTGGAAGAAGGCATTATTGCCAGCCCGGCGGAAGCCGATATGGCGCTGGTGTATGGTCTCGGTTTTCCGCCATTCCACGGTGGCGTATTCCGTTATCTCGATACGCAAGGTAATGCGCAATTTGCTGACCAGGCACGGCAGTTTGCCAGCCTCGGTGCGCTGTATCAGCTGCCGGCAGGCCTGGAAGCAAAAGCGCAGCGCAATGAGTGCTGGTATCCGCCAGCAGAACCAATGGCCGATGCCGACCTGAAAATCGCGTGA
- the hemG gene encoding menaquinone-dependent protoporphyrinogen IX dehydrogenase has product MKALILFSSREGQTREIASYIANSIKEEMECDIFNILRVEEINWSQYDRVLIGASIRYGHFHPMVAKFVKRHLPELQQRVSGFFSVNLTARKAEKRTPQTNAYTRKFLLHSPWQPDCCAVFAGALRYPRYRWFDRTMIQLIMRMTGGETDTTKEVEYTDWAQVGRFAHEFAHLPGKVQ; this is encoded by the coding sequence ATGAAAGCGCTAATTCTTTTTTCCAGCCGTGAAGGCCAGACGCGTGAAATTGCCTCTTATATCGCTAACAGTATAAAAGAGGAGATGGAGTGTGACATTTTCAATATTCTGCGTGTCGAAGAGATCAACTGGTCGCAGTACGATCGGGTGCTAATCGGCGCATCAATCCGCTACGGTCATTTCCATCCGATGGTAGCGAAATTCGTTAAGCGTCACTTGCCGGAATTACAGCAACGCGTCAGCGGTTTCTTCTCGGTCAATCTGACCGCGCGGAAAGCTGAGAAGCGCACACCGCAAACTAATGCCTACACCCGCAAGTTTCTGCTGCATTCTCCCTGGCAGCCAGATTGCTGTGCGGTATTCGCTGGTGCGCTGCGTTACCCGCGATATCGTTGGTTCGATCGGACGATGATTCAGCTTATTATGCGCATGACCGGCGGCGAAACTGACACAACTAAAGAAGTGGAATATACCGACTGGGCACAAGTGGGCCGTTTTGCTCACGAATTCGCTCATTTACCCGGCAAAGTGCAGTAA
- a CDS encoding IMPACT family protein, translated as MNAYDIPAEPLSVSEEIIKKSRFITLLAHTDGVEAARAFVQQVKSEHPAARHHCWAWVAGAPEDSQQLGFSDDGEPSGTAGKPMLAQLMGSHIGEITAVVVRYYGGIQLGTGGLVKAYGGGVQQGLKQLSRQLKVPMQPFRLSCDYAQLADIERMIKRFDGKMLDSEFLDVVSISLALPYAQIAGFTQNLSDFSRGALQLIPIKQ; from the coding sequence ATGAATGCGTATGACATTCCCGCTGAGCCGTTGAGCGTCAGTGAAGAAATCATTAAGAAAAGCCGCTTTATTACGCTGTTGGCCCATACCGACGGCGTTGAAGCGGCGCGCGCTTTCGTTCAGCAAGTTAAAAGCGAACATCCTGCGGCCCGGCATCACTGCTGGGCCTGGGTTGCCGGTGCGCCGGAAGATTCACAGCAATTGGGTTTCTCTGATGATGGTGAACCTTCTGGTACGGCAGGTAAGCCAATGCTGGCCCAGTTGATGGGAAGTCATATCGGAGAAATTACCGCAGTGGTCGTGCGCTACTACGGCGGTATTCAGCTCGGTACTGGCGGATTAGTTAAAGCGTATGGCGGCGGCGTTCAGCAAGGCTTAAAGCAGCTGTCGCGCCAGCTAAAAGTACCGATGCAGCCGTTCAGGTTAAGCTGCGACTATGCCCAACTGGCTGATATCGAAAGAATGATTAAGCGCTTTGATGGCAAAATGCTGGACAGCGAGTTTCTCGATGTGGTTTCGATCAGTCTGGCGCTACCCTATGCGCAGATTGCCGGATTTACGCAGAATCTGTCAGACTTTAGTCGGGGCGCATTGCAGCTCATCCCGATAAAACAATAA
- the trkH gene encoding Trk system potassium transporter TrkH: MHIRAITRIVGLLVILFSGTMIVPGLVALIYRDGAGRAFSQTFFMALIIGALLWWPNRKEKSELKPREGFLIVVLFWTVLGSVGAMPFIFSEQPNLSVTDAFFESFSGLTTTGATTLVGLDSLPKAILFYRQMLQWLGGMGIIVLAVAILPILGVGGMQLYRAEMPGPLKDNKMRPRIAETAKTLWLIYVLLTVACAVALWAAGMSLFDAIGHSFSTIAIGGFSTHDASIGYFNSPTINTIIAIFLLISGCNYGLHFSLLSGRNLRVYWRDPEFRMFIGVQLTLVVVCTLVLWFHDVYQTGLQTLNQAFFQVVSMATTAGFTTDSIARWPLFLPVLLLCSAFIGGCAGSTGGGLKVIRILLLFKQGSRELKRLVHPNAVYTIKLGNRALPERILEAVWGFFSAYALVFILSMLAIIATGVDDFSAFAAVAATLNNLGPGLGVVADNFTSMNDVAKWILIVTMLFGRLEVFTLLVLFTPTFWRE, from the coding sequence ATGCATATTCGCGCCATTACCCGCATCGTCGGTTTGTTGGTCATATTGTTCTCCGGAACCATGATCGTCCCTGGTCTGGTGGCATTGATCTATCGGGACGGCGCTGGTCGTGCATTCAGTCAAACCTTCTTTATGGCATTGATTATCGGTGCCCTGCTGTGGTGGCCTAATCGCAAAGAGAAAAGTGAATTAAAGCCGCGTGAAGGCTTTTTGATTGTGGTGCTGTTCTGGACGGTACTGGGAAGCGTCGGGGCGATGCCATTTATCTTCTCCGAGCAGCCTAACCTCAGTGTGACGGATGCCTTTTTTGAATCCTTTTCCGGCCTGACCACTACAGGAGCTACCACACTGGTGGGGCTTGACTCGTTACCGAAAGCCATCCTGTTTTACCGGCAAATGTTGCAATGGCTTGGTGGTATGGGAATCATTGTGCTGGCGGTAGCCATTCTGCCGATTCTCGGCGTCGGTGGGATGCAGCTCTATCGCGCCGAAATGCCCGGGCCACTGAAAGACAATAAGATGCGCCCACGTATTGCCGAAACGGCTAAAACGCTGTGGCTGATTTACGTATTGCTGACCGTAGCCTGTGCGGTGGCATTGTGGGCGGCTGGCATGTCGCTGTTCGATGCAATTGGCCATAGCTTCTCGACTATCGCTATTGGTGGTTTTTCTACCCATGATGCCAGCATTGGCTATTTTAACAGCCCGACCATCAACACTATTATTGCCATTTTTCTGTTGATTTCGGGTTGTAACTACGGTCTGCACTTCTCTTTACTCAGTGGCCGTAACCTTCGGGTCTACTGGCGTGATCCTGAGTTCCGTATGTTTATCGGCGTGCAGTTGACGCTGGTGGTAGTCTGTACTCTGGTGCTGTGGTTCCATGACGTTTATCAGACCGGTTTGCAGACGCTGAACCAGGCATTTTTCCAGGTGGTATCAATGGCGACCACCGCCGGTTTCACTACTGACAGCATTGCGCGCTGGCCACTGTTTTTACCGGTGCTGTTGCTGTGTTCTGCTTTTATTGGTGGCTGTGCCGGTTCAACTGGTGGTGGCCTGAAGGTCATTCGTATCCTGCTGCTGTTTAAGCAAGGCTCGCGCGAACTGAAAAGACTGGTGCACCCTAATGCGGTTTACACCATTAAACTGGGTAACCGTGCCTTGCCCGAGCGTATCCTGGAAGCGGTATGGGGATTCTTCTCAGCCTATGCGCTGGTATTTATCCTTAGTATGCTGGCAATCATTGCCACTGGCGTTGACGATTTCTCCGCATTTGCGGCGGTAGCGGCTACGCTTAATAACCTTGGCCCAGGGCTGGGTGTGGTGGCCGATAACTTCACGTCGATGAATGACGTGGCGAAATGGATTTTGATTGTAACGATGCTGTTTGGGCGTCTTGAAGTATTCACGTTACTGGTGCTGTTTACCCCGACCTTCTGGCGTGAATAA